The DNA region AAGGGTCGTGTAAGTAGTGAGATACCGTGAAGTACTTCTCGCTTTGGCTTCTGTTTCATGTATCGAAAACTTATATTATATACTTTGCAGGGGAATTGGAGGCAGCAACAAAGCAAAACTAAAAATCAAGAGGTGATTGGCCAACCAAAAGGACTTGTGAGTAATCAGACTTGAACAGATGTTTTAATTCTTCTGTATAGTCTCATTTCTGTTGACAAAGCAGTGTCTCTCATGTAGCTGCACTGGAAGCAATCACGCGAAGAAGATAAGGGTGGAAATACAAACAGACAAGAGCAGGCGAATGAAAAAAGCACTATGTGTGAAAAACCAGGTCAAGACATTGATATGGAGGATGAAATTGTTCCAGGTTGTTCTGTTGTTTTATGATACAGCtctctttttcccttctttgTCTTTCTCTGTCTCCCCCCCTCCTCCTCCACTTTTCAGGCTTCCTGCCAGTATTTAAAACATTAATTTGGGTTaaccacttctttcacttggtGTCAGTATTGCGTTCTTTAATATTGAAGAACTCTAGAGTCTGAAAATCTTCTGGTTAATGCAGATCAAGCTTTGCAGCAGGATCAAGTGCAAGAGGTAGGTCCAGCAATAGTTCATATTATGATGTTCTTCCAATTAATCTCTTgaatttctatatataagtcAACGCAAGAGTTTTAGATACCAAAAGTAGAGTTGTCAAGTATAAAATTTCTCAAGAATGTCATTTTGGGATTCACACTCAAGCTTAACAATTTGGGGTGCTAATATTAGGAGAAAATAGATCTGGAACACACTATCTTTGTGCAGTGTATGTGGACTAGTTGGttagaaataaataaatgttgttttgaaggaaaaaagtgGCAACTCTCTTATGTTAAAGACAGATGTTTACAAGAGTCTTTCTTTTGGTGTAAGGATAGGGGATGGAAGAAGTGAATCAACTTTTTCAGTTTTTGGATTCTATGAATTTGATATAGCTGCCAAACCGAACTTGTTTGGTCCGAGGCAtagtttttattattaatactTTCTCCTTTTCTGTACACTTGTTGTACCTTCTTAGTACTCATTAATGGAACTTTACTTTatcaaaaataagaagaagagagaTGCTAATTTAATTTACGTTGCTCTTAAAGGTTTAATGGATGATTAGCTTTAAGTTGCACCATAAAAGGAATCTGTGAGTGGAGACGAATCCTCATTGAAATTGGTCATGAATGACATATAAGATGGCTCCTGTATATAGGAGTTTAAGCTACAAGACATAAAAgagttactccctccatttcaatttgtttgtcttactttcctttttagtccgtttaaaaaagattgcctctttcctaatttggcaAAATCTTAATTTCAACATCCCACAAGGCATGTTTAGCACCACAAGGTTAAAcggcattttggtacattatacattttagtttaagaccacaagatttcaAAAGCCTTTACTTTCTTAtactccgtgccaagtcaaactaagacaaacaatTTGAAACGGGGGGAGTATTAAATAAGAAATCAACTATATTTGTTATCTCCAgtttttttttctagtaagaCGCATCGAGGTAACTCCATTTGTTAGGAAGATGGATTACTGGAGGTGCTTGAGCAGAGTACAATTGAATTTACATCCTGTGTGAGTGGATCTCTACGTGTGTCATGTTTTGAACTTTAGTTACTATATAGTTAGGTATGCAACCTCTGATCTTAATGCTAATTGCCGACCTGTGTGAGTGGATCTCTATGTGTGTCGTGTTTTGAACTTTAGTTACTATATAGTTAGGTATGCAACCTCTGATCTTAATGCTAATTGCCGAAGCCTTCTTGCAACAGCTTGTAATAATAAACTCTGTCTTCTTGCAGATAGATTTTTCGTCAGTTCTTGAAGTTCGCCTTGTCAAAAATGGTACTTCAGACTCTGTAGCAGGACTTTCTGGTCAGCCCAGTGAAGGTCCTGTGACAAACGGTACTTCAGACTCTGTAGCAGGACTTTCTGGTCAGCCCAGTAAAGGTCCGGCTTCAAACGAATCAAATCCAGTGCTTAGCACCAGTGAGAAGAAAACTGATGGCCCAACTACAGGTAATTATCATTGTTATTCCATTGCTTATATAGTGGAGTTAGTTGGAGGGAATTTCATTAGATCCACGTTATTTTTCCTttccatttgagtcatgatAATTTGACTGTTTGTGAACCATGGAAAACAAACACATTCTGTTCATAAAGGCGGGAGATGATGTTTTCTGTTATAATAACCCCTTTGATGACTAGTCATTACTGAATTATGAATTTCGTGGAATTTCATAACTAGACTTTAATGTTATTTGCAGACAATGTAGTAGTAAACCTCTGGGAACAACTCAGTGAGACCATAAAGGCCAATACAGAACAGTCATATGAAGAAAGTAGCTGGGGTAAGTGGAACCCTGCAAAGAGCTCATGGTCGCATAGAGCTTTGACAGGAAGTGCTTGTGGTCCTACGATGGCCTTGAGAGGCAGAGGTCGTGGTCCTACAATGGCCAGAGGCAGAGGTCGTGGTCCTACAATGGCCTTCAGAGGCCGTGGTCGTGGTCCTACAATGGCTTTCAGAGGCCGTGGTCGTGGCTACAATGGCCgttgaaagatttaaaaaatgaattatgagaTGAAGCAAACCTTGTATATACTGTTCTTTACTCTCAAAATTTTAGCTGAATGAAGAAAGACAAACTCCGTTTGGTAGGTATCAGGGGAAAGTTTGCTGCTTACAGTAGCAGCAAGTTAGTGATCTTAATGCATTCCCTGGTGAATTTTGCTAGTGTTACCTTTGGCCGTCTCGCAGCTAGCATTTAAAATATGTACTATATGTAGCTTGCCAAAACTTCTTGTTGTATTGTACTGCGAGTGTCTATGCAAATCTGGTTTGAACTTTTGGTGTAAGATATTCTAGCCTTTTCCTattatttttgtgttatggttATGTACTTCCTCGCCCGTGTAAAAGTAAAGGAGATGTGATAGTCAAGAGATGGGCGCAAAGATATATGTGATGGTCAAGAGATGGGCGCAAAGATATATGTGATAGTCAAGAGATGGGCAGCCAAGATATCAAGAGAAACACAAAAGGAATCAGATTACCTCAAGGAATCCTCACACTTAAATGAATAAAATCTATAGAGTTcatctctcctgtgtggtttgcgagctattgcgcATGAGTTGGGTTTatcctgtgcgcacccgaaggatAGCGGTTGCGGGTTCtcatgtcataaaaaaataataatctataGAGTTCACCAAGAAGCATTCGAGTTTCCTAAGTCTCACTATGGAGAACTTTTAACCACCAAAAACATCATAAGATGATGCTTCACATTTTTCAAGGCTATTTTACAACAAAAGAAAACCCTCAAGTCTTTCTTTAATAGGCCAACATGCCTAAAATGATTAAAAatagcaaataacttaaaatagaCTTAAGTGGCATGTGACAAACCAATAAAACTAATCAAAAACTCTCAACTTATGCAAAATTAGTCGTGCTCAAGGATCAACATCAACTAGGCTAGTTGTGCAACTACTAAAAGGGGCTTTCTCAAGCTTTGTTGTTTTCTTGTCTTCCTCTCTTCCAACTCGACAATAGAACCTTAAATATGTTGCAACTCTTGGGAAGTTCCTCTAAAGTCTTCAACTCATCAGTCATCACCCATTAAAAGACATCTCTTAGTTTTCACTTCAAGGCCTTGGAGCTAATTAGCCATAACGACAACCTAATTACAAAAATGATAGTGAGTTGCAAAGAGCTAATTAGCCGTAGGGGCTCCAATGAACTCTTGAGTTcatatggtattatggatgtacAACTATAATACTACAAAGAGAAAAAAGACGTCACCCCAAACTTCGAAgcacgaaaactcactttaaagcaactaaacttaagttgtatttatatacccccttaacaactttcatcatAATTAAATACAACCCCAAATGCCgacatgacaaaaaaaaaaaaaaaaaaaccaaaaaaaaactaAGAGAGTAAAGAACACAAAAAGGTGGACCcactgatatatatatatatatatatatatatataaaaataaaataattatgtttttcttaattttttattttcattttaggttatctttttctctttcgtctttttcctttctctttcttgttcttttccaCCCATCCTCTGCCATTTCCGTCAATATTGTTTCCCCTTCTCCATGTcattctccttttcttttctatttctttgtAAACAAATTTGGTTAATGAGTTTTATTacataataaaagaaatatgaaaTTCATTTCTTAGATAGATTAATTAATGTGGGTTTGGTTGGCCGGAAAGTTATCGCCGACGTCATTTTTCCGGATGAAATTGGTGGCAAGGGGAGCTTTTGTGGTGaggtttagttgctaaagtgagttttcgtgccaagttcaggggtgaaatgatgtcttttctctactACAAATTATTCAAAGAATCAACAACTTGTGTGAGAGATCATTAAAGTGATGTCATTattgagaaaaattatttatattcaGTGTTCCTATCAAACTAATAAATGCATGACATATatctttaaaataaattttaaataacaataattaattaattaatatgtaaGATAATTATTCCCtccattcatttttacttgtccactatactaagaattcattttcacttttacatgtcacttttaacatatcaagggaaaaacaaatattttttcatgttttacccttaatattaattatttattcctCAAATCATTTCTCAAATCTTAAGGCTGATTAAACACtaattaatatgagtattatGGTAAAGTATTCATTGTCAATTATTATTTCTCTCAGGATGTGTAAAGTCCAACtttgacaagtaaaagtgatcGGTGGGAGCGTTAATGTTAAGTTAACTTTATCTGGACAAGTaattaccaaaagaaaaaaaaaacccgaacgAGAGCAAGCAGGGGTGTCaatgatttttcaaaaaccGATTGAACCGATCGACCCGTACCGTACCGAACCGGTTTTTAggttctttttaataaaactgAAGGTTTTAAAATAAATCGATAACCATACCGAATAATTAGGGTGTGTTTTTTACtgtaaaaaataccaaaaaaatacCTGTTGTTGATACAATTGATACAATTTTTGATACAATTATTGGTTTGCCGCCTTACTACCTACAAGATCCATCAATCCATTGTATAGTTCtagtttttaataattttaatattcttttaGAAGCAACGAATATACGTATTTATCGTGTAGTGTGTTCCTTATAAGTTATAAATAGATGTCGTTGTATTTGTGAGCATCAATAATGTAGTGTTTCCAGTTTGTTTCTTCCATAATTTTTTAATCCTTGCCAAAGTATTGCATTaggtgattttttaaaaaataccgAAAATTAACTGAATCGTACCGATACTAAAGAAAAACCTATCTCATTGGGACGGTTTTcaaaagtttaattttggttaaaTATAGTAGAATAACCGAATAATTGATATGGTATAAGTTTTTGCAAAAAACCGATCGAACCGAACCATTGACACCCCGTAAGAGAGCAAGTGGTCTTTTAAGTGGCGAGTGATCTACCTTCCAATCAGTTAAATTTAACGGTCCAATTTGCaaactaattattattattattatgattttaaaaaaacgAATCCAATGTTGAAACaaacaaaatccaaaaaaataaaactagcCGTTACAAAAACCAGGAGCGTCAAAAGCTCAACGTACTTCTTTCCCTCTTCCATTGATGAATGCATCAAGAACCAGAAAACCCTAACCAAACAATCAGCAATACCACAAAAACCCTAATTCTAATCAACAATTACATTGCTTTTCCAGTGACTTTAATGGATTCCAACTCCAAATCCACTAGGCTAATTACGCCTAAGAAATGCTCCAAGAATACCGAAAATTTGAACCCCAATGTCGAAAACAGTCcagttttttcaaaatcttgtaAATCACCATTGATTTCCAAATCGGTGACGAAAACCCAGAAACCAGTTTCAAGAAACACTAACACAAATTCAAATCAATTGTCTTCACCTTCACCGAAAAACAAGATTCGTCAGAGGAAGTTTGTGATcgcgaagaagaagaagactaaTGGAGATAATCTGAACCCTTCAATGGTTTGTAAGTGTAATAATAAGGCTGGTGTTGAGAAAAAGAAGTGTCTTTGTGTTGCTTATGAGACTCTCAGGGCTTCTCAAGAAGAGTTCTTCAAGAATCGCGGTGGAAATGATCTTGATGAGAATGAATTAGAGAAGTTGGATCGCGACGAGTCTTTGATTCAAAACACTGAGATGTCAAAACAAGACGTGGGTTCGGGTGAAAAGAGGGGGAGGGAaaggttgttggaacaagtagGACAAAGTGTACCTGAAAATAGTGCTGGAAAAGTGAAGCATTTAGTTAAGGCTTTTGAGAAGCTGCTCTCAATGCCCAAAACAGATGAGTGTGAGGAGAAAgtggaaaaagatgaaaaggaagaagaagattgTAGAAAGGGACAAAAATGGGCATTGCCTGGCTTACAGACACAGGTATCCGCCGTTTCTTCGTTTTGTCCATCGGATTTTTTCCTCACTACCGAGAGTTTAGGCTTGGATCCACGTCGTGCCTCCTCATTGGATAGCAGCAACGGATGGTTAGTACTCGAAACACCATTGATTCTTTTAACTTTTCTATTCACTTTCCAATATTATAAGGGTTCATTAGAAATCAACTAGTTTTAAGCTGATTGTCAACCTATTTCAACCTTCGTTTATCTGAGTTTGTATATGGTGGGTTAGTATAGCAGAATGTTTATGATTGAGATGTAACTTTTGCTTGCCGTTGTTCTTTTATTCCTCGCTGAAATGGATCCTCTTTTTGTCCTATTCCAAGCTTCAGTAATTCAAGCAGGACATCAGGTGATGGTCGAAGGAGCAGACGCGATGTAAGAACTTATAATCCATCAGCATTAGATGGAGGGAATTCATGTTGATCtttattcacttattttcattcttaaTGCTGCAGAGTGCTGAATCAGCAGGCACATTTACTAGAAGAAACTGGAAGAGAAGACAGCAGCTCAAAGCGACCTCCCAAAAGCCCTTCAAACTTAGAACTGAGGTTAGTGAATTGTGTGTTTGGTTGCTCTAGCATTGGCTAATTGGTTGCTTCTTGTGCAAAGATGACCAAATATGCAGTTGCATTTAAATTCTCTTTGTTGATATTCATAATGTTCGTTGTTCCCTGATCACTAGCAGGGTGGTATTTATTTGTATAGGTTCCTATTCTTTGATAAACCGGTTAATTGTGTCCTTTCATTGTGgaactgcatatatatatatatatatatctgccTTTTCAATTTAGGATGTCATGTTCAATCCAATTAATCATTTACCAATTTACTTGGGTAGTTGCTTAGATTGTCTATTGCTGCAGGAAAGGGGAAAAGGTAAGGAGGAAGAATTTTTTAAGAAAGTGCAACAAATGGCGGAGGAAGAGGAGAAACAGCGGATACCAATTGCACAAGGCCTTCCATGGACGACAGACGAGCCAGAGGTAGCATAAGCTTTTCACTAGTCATTACTTTGTATGTGAATGCATTGATCTACAAGATTATCTTGTTTAACTATGCCTGGAACTTAAAAGGGAATGCATCTTGTTGATCTCATATTTGGGGACtggaattttgaaataaaatcaaagagaaaataaagtaaaatgttATAGGCAGTTCATGTTATTACCTCTCTGACCATGCACAAGTCTTTTGCACTTGGGATTATACTTGCGAAACTGAATTTGTTTTCAACTGTTCAGTCTTTGTCAAAGCCTCTGGTAAAAGAGATCACAAGGCCAGTTGATCTGGTGCTGCACAGTGACATTAGGGCTGTTGAACGTTCTGAGTTTGACCATCAGGTAAAAtttgtttattcttttttaacttTGGCCATTCATTAACCTAGATTAATTTCTCTTCACGAAAAGTGGCTTTAATTTTGTGCAAAATGCTGCTATGAATAAACTCAAATTTTTGTTTTCGTCGAAAATATTTCATATGAAACATGTAACGTCTGTGTAAAGAGATTCTCAAAGAAAGTGTGCCAATATGAGGACCCGAGCAAATTTCTTCCAGTGAAGGAAGGGGCTAGTTTTAGATTCTTTTTCAATGTTATAAATTTACTAGGAAAGCATGTGAAATGCTTGCATTTATTTGTACTCAATTTTTGTTTTCATCGAGAATATTTCATATGAAACATGTAACGTCTGTGCAAAGAGATTTTCAAAGAAAGTGTGCCAATAGGAGGACCTGAGCAAATTTCTTCCAGTGAAGGAAGGGGCTAGTTTTAGATTCTTGTTCCATGTTATAAATTTACTAGGAAAGCATGTGAAGTGCTTGCATTTATTTGTAAAGAAATAACCAAAGAGTGTGCTGTATCTCAGGTTGCAGAAAAATTGAGCTATATTGAACAATACAAAATGGAAAGAGAGAGACTACAGAAGGTAAGCCAAACAAACTTTTTGGGATGAAATACGCATATATCTGCAGTTTTGCACTTCCATCCATAATTAtctttctttttgatttttgattacTTTCTCTAGATGgctgaggaagaagaaattagGAGGCTGAGAAAGGAACTTGTTCCGAAAGCTCAACCAATGCCCTACTTTGACAGGCCTTTCATTCCTAGAAGGTAACATGTTTCCAACTTTACTTTATGTACAAGCTTTACATGAGCATTATTTCTAAATAGGAAATTTGGTGTGTTCTGCATTAGGTCAGTAAAAAATCCTACCATGCCAAGAGATCCAAAGTTCCATATACCTCAACACAAGAAGATCAAGTGCTGTATGTCTTTGAATGATATGTACATACACAACAAGAACGAATGGGGATGCAGCGATGAACTTTGAGGGAGTGTCCTGCATATCATCGATTCATATTCTTTTATTCAGTGTGTATATGAAGCAATAATTTTTCTTAATCGTCTCAATGTTGATAGAGGAAAAGGAAACAGTGTTTTTGGTACAATAGTATGCCATCTTAATCAACAACTCTCTATTGGCACAATCAGAGTACTTCTGTGATTATGCTTATGAATGAGAACATTTTGATCCTCCAGTTTTTTCCATTGAAATGATTGTTGAACTTACTCTTCCCGTTGCTCGGCGTTTTATTGCCAACCTTTTTGATATGTCAATAGTGCAACTATGATCAGCATTGATCACAACTTGAAATCTACCTAAAAGTGAAGCAAATAATGAACTGGAATTCTGACtcctgaaaagaaaaataaattaaggcAATGagattttttagtttatttgagATGCTACGTGGATTACCAAGGGCAATTAAGATGAATTGGTTGTTTAGTTCATCAgataaagaaacaaattttcGGAACCTTGGTTCGTTATTATTTGGCTGCTTCAGTTTCCgtttcgcagaattgcccttcttttggggtggtctttaaattttttttttcatttgaaatgtttaaattttcatTCCTTATAGTTGACAAATTCTgagtattttaaaaaaattataagtacatttaaatttcaatataattaaaaagatacacttttgaaggaattaccaaagttatcttgTGAATCGTCatacttatttaacaaatttaaactattaaaattttttaaaatttatgtttCATTTGTCCTCGGAACCTATATTCTTTGAGGACCAATTTTACTTTGtaatcatgaaaaaaaatttaacgtTACAAATGTTTagtgaaataaaaaaatgtctttTGTGTGGGAAAATTGCACTTTTCATTCCTTAAATATTGACAAATTCTGAGTATGATCCTTCTAATATAAGTACACTTTTTATAACCTTCAATATAATTAAAAAGGTGCActttttatcctttttcttgTGAATCGTCACCAATTTAACAAATTATTAactattataatatttaattactCATGTGTTATGTTACATTTGTCCTCTAATCTTTGAGGTACCATATTGGCTTTGTAAACGTAAAACACACATCTTAGTTAATTCAACGTTAAATATGTTTAATGAAATGTCGGAGCAAAATCAAAATTCACAaacagacacacacacacacacacacacactgaTTTTTTGCTCCAAATCGGGTGCTAATATCTAATCAGTCGTGCTTAGATAAAACTAGATATTCAGTGTACATgatgaaaagatgatgaaataaaaattgtttGATTGATAGGTGTTGAACAGACAATAATTTAATTAGAGATATGCATAATTGAACAATACATACAGATTTTGTCAATTCGGCAAAACTTGTAAACAATTTAACAAGGTAAGTGGAATAAATATATGATCAAGTCTTGTCAGTTCGGCAAAATTTGCACAGTTGAACAATACATGCAGGTTTTGCCATCCTACAGAACTtgtaagggcctgtttggaaagccaaccatgtaattggaattgagtgtaattgggTGCAATTACATAGTTTGACATATTTGTCAGACCAAGTAATTACAGGGCCAGCATGTAATTGAGTGTAATTGGGAGAGaataattacactctccaattctgggttgagaattgagtgtaattacatggttactttttttatttcttttctttttatttttatttattttctttttaatttatttttatatctctattattttaattttacattttaaaatatttttatattatttatctatcattttctttcttctcatttcccaacctttacttcttgtgatttcatgtaattgctcgtattttttttcccttattttcttcatttagtGTAACTACATTATTATTCTAGTCTTTGAAATTACACTTcctaatattagaaagaataagtcattaacaaacttgacatttaatgagtgatgttattaaagtagaattccgttgttgaatgaggttatagacttaaatattttttttcactttattttgaattatttttacttAAGTTATGTTGAGACTTATTTTATGccatgttggaatttgacataaaagTATCATGTTAAACATTtgttttttggattttgaatttaggttatattttttatttcaatttatttgctttagtactattcaCTTGTTGTTTTACATTGCATGTTGttcatttttcatttacaattgatagattattttttttgttaaacatttgaatagtgttatgacattatatgtataaatattaatcTTTTTTTGTGAAATATCCAACGATGAAATTCTTACAAAATGTGTgctttcaatttttataattaattaaattaaaacattATTAATTTGACAAATGTATACAATTACTTTTACaatattatttacaaatatgtgattattaattaatatattttcaagaaacaataagTATCTTAAATACCTaatttaatatatcattcataAAGGCACATATGTATTCCCTCCAACGCCATACTTTTGCTAGAATACTCATCCAATTAATCATTTTGTGTTTATCTCTACTTCTTTTTTCTCGCTACTTGTAAATGGTAAACCTATTAACTTTTTTCAAGCTTTCTGAGGCATACGTCAAAGTGTCCCCTGTCGCCCAATCTATTTATTATGTGTATGGAAACAATATCAAAATTAGTTGACGACAATGTCACTACCAAACAATGGACGCACATCAAATTAGCTCGAGAAACATTTTGGACAATGTGAAAAAACATTATTTGGATGATCATAGGAAAAAGTTTACTTATTGGAAAGGCATTCAATCTTCTTGATGGGATATTCCACCTATTAATTCCTCTACAGTAGGCTATTGTACATTAGGACGTGATGTGAAGCTgaataagttttgaaattcCTTCTTGCAAGGGATGTGACTAGAACCAGTAATCCTACCACAATTTGATCTTCATACCATTTCCCAATTCAACATATAGATGTTGCCTCTGAATTCTTCTCACAAGTTTCTGATATGCATCAGTGATCATGTAGATAATATTTCTCCTCTTAGCCCCTTCAATCAACAAATGATGGAACATGTCTACCAGAGCAGGACATGACCAAACTATCTCATACAACTTTCTCTCGTTTTATCCTCCATGTGTGCAACTTGCACTTTCAAAGCTTTCAGATTACTTGATTATTAAGGGTACTTACAAGCGTATGTACAAGCTTGATCTTCTAAGAGCTAAGGTGTATAAGGAAACCAAGTTGCTGGTTGCTCCATTTATTAGAAGCATCAACCAGGATAGACCATGCTTTGTTTGCCAAACACACTTTCGTTAGGGcaactgaaaaaagaaaagaaaaatgaaaatctaaCTCCAGGTTAACAATTAAGcaaagatgaaaatattttattcagaGAGAATTAGAAAACAATCATAACCAAACAGTCAAAGATAACACAGCCTTCACCAAACAGAAAACAGAGCCCACGTAAAGAGATGTACAGTGGTATTTTGCTAAAAAGCAATCGCTTGCTGTCTAACATATAGCTGTCAAGATAATTGTGTTtggaaacaaaaa from Lycium ferocissimum isolate CSIRO_LF1 chromosome 2, AGI_CSIRO_Lferr_CH_V1, whole genome shotgun sequence includes:
- the LOC132037454 gene encoding microtubule-destabilizing protein 60-like isoform X3; translation: MHQEPENPNQTISNTTKTLILINNYIAFPVTLMDSNSKSTRLITPKKCSKNTENLNPNVENSPVFSKSCKSPLISKSVTKTQKPVSRNTNTNSNQLSSPSPKNKIRQRKFVIAKKKKTNGDNLNPSMVCKCNNKAGVEKKKCLCVAYETLRASQEEFFKNRGGNDLDENELEKLDRDESLIQNTEMSKQDVGSGEKRGRERLLEQVGQSVPENSAGKVKHLVKAFEKLLSMPKTDECEEKVEKDEKEEEDCRKGQKWALPGLQTQVSAVSSFCPSDFFLTTESLGLDPRRASSLDSSNGCFSNSSRTSGDGRRSRRDSAESAGTFTRRNWKRRQQLKATSQKPFKLRTEERGKGKEEEFFKKVQQMAEEEEKQRIPIAQGLPWTTDEPESLSKPLVKEITRPVDLVLHSDIRAVERSEFDHQVAEKLSYIEQYKMERERLQKMAEEEEIRRLRKELVPKAQPMPYFDRPFIPRSKKSYHAKRSKVPYTSTQEDQVLYVFE
- the LOC132037454 gene encoding microtubule-destabilizing protein 60-like isoform X1; the protein is MHQEPENPNQTISNTTKTLILINNYIAFPVTLMDSNSKSTRLITPKKCSKNTENLNPNVENSPVFSKSCKSPLISKSVTKTQKPVSRNTNTNSNQLSSPSPKNKIRQRKFVIAKKKKTNGDNLNPSMVCKCNNKAGVEKKKCLCVAYETLRASQEEFFKNRGGNDLDENELEKLDRDESLIQNTEMSKQDVGSGEKRGRERLLEQVGQSVPENSAGKVKHLVKAFEKLLSMPKTDECEEKVEKDEKEEEDCRKGQKWALPGLQTQVSAVSSFCPSDFFLTTESLGLDPRRASSLDSSNGCFSNSSRTSGDGRRSRRDSAESAGTFTRRNWKRRQQLKATSQKPFKLRTEERGKGKEEEFFKKVQQMAEEEEKQRIPIAQGLPWTTDEPESLSKPLVKEITRPVDLVLHSDIRAVERSEFDHQVAEKLSYIEQYKMERERLQKMAEEEEIRRLRKELVPKAQPMPYFDRPFIPRRSVKNPTMPRDPKFHIPQHKKIKCCMSLNDMYIHNKNEWGCSDEL
- the LOC132037454 gene encoding microtubule-destabilizing protein 60-like isoform X2, producing the protein MHQEPENPNQTISNTTKTLILINNYIAFPVTLMDSNSKSTRLITPKKCSKNTENLNPNVENSPVFSKSCKSPLISKSVTKTQKPVSRNTNTNSNQLSSPSPKNKIRQRKFVIAKKKKTNGDNLNPSMVCKCNNKAGVEKKKCLCVAYETLRASQEEFFKNRGGNDLDENELEKLDRDESLIQNTEMSKQDVGSGEKRGRERLLEQVGQSVPENSAGKVKHLVKAFEKLLSMPKTDECEEKVEKDEKEEEDCRKGQKWALPGLQTQVSAVSSFCPSDFFLTTESLGLDPRRASSLDSSNGCNSSRTSGDGRRSRRDSAESAGTFTRRNWKRRQQLKATSQKPFKLRTEERGKGKEEEFFKKVQQMAEEEEKQRIPIAQGLPWTTDEPESLSKPLVKEITRPVDLVLHSDIRAVERSEFDHQVAEKLSYIEQYKMERERLQKMAEEEEIRRLRKELVPKAQPMPYFDRPFIPRRSVKNPTMPRDPKFHIPQHKKIKCCMSLNDMYIHNKNEWGCSDEL